A section of the Sulfuricurvum kujiense DSM 16994 genome encodes:
- a CDS encoding thioredoxin family protein, with product MKKIFLALLLISSSLFAELDWAPSYEQGLAKAKKEHKIVMLMFSSKTCKMCNYMKKTVYENDDVSEYVKTFFIPVEVDIVEHPDKYGYAVFGTPTYYFLTSDGKPIGRMMVGGASPEGFLQKLKDVKQGQ from the coding sequence ATGAAAAAAATCTTCTTAGCGCTCTTACTGATCAGCAGTTCACTCTTCGCCGAACTCGATTGGGCACCTTCCTATGAGCAAGGATTGGCAAAAGCCAAAAAAGAGCATAAAATCGTGATGCTGATGTTCTCTTCCAAAACGTGTAAAATGTGTAACTATATGAAAAAAACCGTGTATGAAAACGATGACGTCTCTGAATACGTGAAAACTTTTTTCATCCCCGTCGAAGTCGATATCGTAGAACACCCTGACAAATACGGTTATGCGGTTTTCGGTACTCCTACCTATTATTTCTTAACCTCCGATGGCAAACCGATCGGACGGATGATGGTAGGCGGTGCATCACCCGAAGGGTTCTTGCAAAAACTCAAAGACGTAAAGCAGGGTCAATAA